One stretch of Pseudomonas fragi DNA includes these proteins:
- the tatC gene encoding twin-arginine translocase subunit TatC: MSDKPEHDQPMPLVSHLTELRTRLLRCIAAIFIIFAGLFAFTQQIYTLVSTPLREYLPVGATMIATDVASPFLTPLKLTMMVSLFIAIPVILHQIWGFIAPGLYKHEKRIAVPLLVSSIFLFYAGMAFAYFLVFPLVFKFFAAATPEGVAMMTDISSYLDFVMTLFFAFGVAFEIPVAVVLLVWIGIVDVQYLRKIRPYVIIGCFVVGMILTPPDIFSQTLLAIPMWMLFEIGILFGSLVSKNKRGDDADEPSADNDAQPPAAQP; the protein is encoded by the coding sequence ATGAGCGATAAGCCTGAACACGACCAGCCAATGCCGCTGGTTTCGCACCTGACCGAGCTGCGTACCCGCCTGTTGCGCTGCATCGCGGCGATTTTCATCATTTTTGCCGGGCTGTTTGCCTTTACCCAGCAGATCTACACCCTGGTCTCCACGCCGCTGCGCGAATACCTGCCGGTGGGTGCGACGATGATCGCCACCGACGTGGCCTCGCCGTTCCTGACGCCGCTCAAGCTGACCATGATGGTCTCGCTGTTTATCGCCATCCCGGTGATCCTGCATCAGATCTGGGGCTTTATCGCGCCCGGCCTGTACAAGCATGAAAAACGCATCGCCGTGCCGCTGCTGGTGTCGAGCATTTTCCTGTTCTACGCCGGCATGGCCTTCGCCTACTTCCTGGTGTTCCCGCTGGTGTTCAAGTTTTTCGCCGCCGCCACCCCGGAAGGCGTGGCGATGATGACCGATATCAGCAGCTACCTCGACTTCGTCATGACCCTGTTCTTTGCCTTCGGCGTGGCCTTTGAAATCCCCGTGGCCGTGGTGCTGCTGGTATGGATCGGCATTGTCGATGTGCAGTACCTGCGCAAGATCCGCCCCTATGTGATCATCGGCTGCTTCGTGGTCGGCATGATCCTGACCCCGCCGGATATCTTCTCGCAAACCCTGCTGGCGATCCCGATGTGGATGCTGTTTGAAATCGGCATCCTGTTTGGCAGCCTGGTCAGCAAGAACAAGCGCGGTGATGACGCAGACGAGCCATCGGCTGACAACGACGCCCAACCGCCAGCAGCACAACCGTGA
- a CDS encoding 16S rRNA (uracil(1498)-N(3))-methyltransferase, with amino-acid sequence MNLLLLEEADFIAADRVILRDRRLTHMQEVHRAAVGDSLRVGRIGGLMGNAELVRLEAKEAELVIHSLDQPPPAKLPLTLLLALPRPKMLRRVLQTVASMGVPKVILVNSYRVEKSFWQTPFLEPEAIREQLILGLEQSRDSVLPEVIIEKRFKPFVEDRLPALVEGTLGLVGHPGDYPACPRGLDEAVTLAIGPEGGWIPYEIDLLAKAGLQPVQLGARILRVETAVTALLARLF; translated from the coding sequence GTGAACCTGCTGCTCCTCGAAGAGGCTGATTTCATTGCAGCCGATCGCGTGATCCTGCGTGACCGGCGTCTGACGCATATGCAGGAAGTCCACCGTGCTGCTGTCGGCGACAGCCTGCGCGTGGGCCGTATCGGCGGGTTGATGGGCAACGCCGAGCTGGTACGCCTGGAGGCCAAAGAAGCCGAGCTGGTGATCCACAGCCTCGACCAGCCGCCACCCGCCAAGCTGCCGTTGACCCTGCTGCTGGCCCTGCCACGCCCGAAAATGCTGCGCCGGGTGCTGCAAACCGTGGCCTCGATGGGTGTGCCCAAGGTGATTCTGGTCAACAGCTACCGGGTTGAAAAAAGCTTCTGGCAGACCCCGTTCCTGGAGCCCGAAGCCATCCGCGAGCAGTTGATCCTGGGGCTGGAGCAGTCCCGGGACAGCGTATTGCCCGAGGTCATCATCGAAAAACGCTTCAAGCCGTTCGTCGAAGACCGCCTGCCGGCGCTGGTCGAAGGCACCCTGGGCCTGGTCGGCCACCCGGGGGATTACCCGGCCTGCCCGCGCGGGCTGGACGAGGCCGTGACCCTGGCCATCGGCCCGGAAGGTGGCTGGATCCCTTACGAGATCGACCTGCTGGCCAAGGCCGGCTTGCAGCCGGTGCAACTGGGCGCACGCATCCTGCGGGTTGAAACCGCCGTTACCGCCCTGCTCGCCCGGTTGTTCTGA